The following proteins are encoded in a genomic region of Labeo rohita strain BAU-BD-2019 chromosome 5, IGBB_LRoh.1.0, whole genome shotgun sequence:
- the scarb2a gene encoding lysosome membrane protein 2a, translating to MTRRSCAIYATGIVCAHLLILGIALLVAQVFQTMIQERIKKEITLGENSRVLDGWINPPPPVYMQYFFFNVTNSEAFLAGREKAKVTQIGPYTYREYRPRENVTFLENGTKIFATNPKSFVFLRNMSSGDPEVDRVITVNIPFIAVMNELYSYSFFLRTAVSMWMGSMGIEVFMNRTVHEVLWGFKDPLLSKIHAMRPEVNENFGLMYNKNGTHEGEFVFHTGEKNYMDYGKIDTWNGISRMNWWSSNQSNMINGTDGSVFHTFLSRKELLYIFAADLCRSIHLGYVADTEVKGIPAFRFAPPSDVLAPPDENPSNAGFCVPAGDCLGKGVLKVSVCREGAPIVVSFPHFYQADERYINAIDGMNPNEEEHETYLDINPTTGVPIRACKRAQLNVILKRVPGFPKTKFLNETIFPIMYVNETATIDDESAAQMKTLLLIVTVVSNFPVIIVGLGAILLVVLIFLVCRNRQRKNEVKRIDFTEAFHSFATTKDETAYTQVSNQAEDSPENRTNQPLRNGSYIAMSPVEAQKC from the exons ATGACTAGGAGATCTTGTGCCATTTACGCCACCGGGATCGTGTGCGCTCACTTGCTCATTTTGGGAATCGCCCTTCTGGTGGCTCAAGTCTTCCAAACAATGATTCAAGAACGGATAAAAAAG GAGATCACGCTGGGGGAAAACAGTAGAgtattggatggatggataaatccACCACCACCTGTTTACATGCAGTATTTCTTCTTCAACGTGACCAATTCAGAAGCGTTTTTGGCTGGGAGGGAAAAGGCAAAAGTGACTCAAATAGGGCCATACACCTACAG GGAATATCGACCAAGGGAAAATGTCACATTCCTTGAGAACGGGACGAAAATCTTTGCCACAAATCCCAAGAGCTTCGTGTTTCTTCGCAACATGTCATCGGGAGATCCTGAGGTCGACCGTGTGATAACGGTTAACATTCCATTCATT GCTGTGATGAACGAGTTATACTCCTACTCCTTCTTTCTGAGGACTGCTGTGTCGATGTGGATGGGATCCATGGGCATCGAGGTGTTTATGAATCGTACAGTCCATGAGGTCCTGTGGGGTTTCAAAGACCCGCTGCTGTCTAAAATCCACGCCATGAGACCAGAAGTGAATGAGAATTTTGGCCTTATGTATAAT AAAAATGGCACCCATGAGGGTGAATTTGTcttccacactggagagaagaaCTACATGGACTACGGCAAGATTGACACGTGGAATGGCATCAG TCGGATGAACTGGTGGTCGTCGAACCAGAGCAACATGATCAATGGTACCGATGGCAGTGTCTTCCACACCTTCCTGTCCAGGAAAGAGCTCCTCTACATCTTTGCTGCAGATCTGTGTCG ATCCATTCATTTGGGTTACGTGGCTGACACAGAGGTGAAGGGCATCCCTGCCTTCCGCTTTGCCCCTCCTTCAGATGTACTGGCCCCCCCAGATGAGAATCCCAGTAATGCTGGCTTCTGTGTGCCTGCTGGAGATTGTCTGGGAAAAGGAGTCCTCAAAGTCAGCGTCTGTCGGGAAG GTGCACCCATTGTTGTGTCATTCCCTCATTTCTACCAAGCCGATGAGCGGTACATCAATGCCATTGATGGAATGAACCCAAATGAGGAAGAACACGAAACATACCTCGACATCAACCCG ACTACAGGGGTTCCCATTCGTGCCTGTAAGAGAGCTCAGCTTAACGTCATACTGAAGAGAGTCCCTGGCTTCCC CAAAACAAAATTCCTCAATGAGACAATTTTCCCCATTATGTATGTCAATGAG ACGGCAACTATCGATGATGAGTCTGCAGCCCAGATGAAGACGCTTCTGCTGATTGTAACAGTGGTGTCCAACTTTCCAGTCATCATTGTGGGACTGGGAGCCATTTTACTTGTAGTCCTGATCTTCCTTGTCTGCAGGAACCGCCAGAGAAAG AATGAAGTAAAACGTATTGATTTTACTGAAGCTTTTCATTCTTTTGCT ACGACGAAGGACGAAACGGCTTATACCCAAGTGAGCAACCAAGCAGAGGACTCGCCAGAGAACCGTACCAATCAGCCTTTGAGAAACGGATCTTACATCGCCATGTCACCAGTAGAGGCGCAAAAGTGTTGA